Part of the Vallitalea okinawensis genome, CAGTTCGAAGGCTGTCAAGAAGATTGATTTATTATATGCTTTAAAAAGTTGAATAAGCATGTTTAACCATTCTTGTCTATAAATCGAATAAAAACTATCATTCAAAAAACCTATACAGCAATAGCATGGATCATATATTCTGGGACCAATGGCCATTAAATCATAATCAATTATGCCAGTTAATTGACCTTCCTCAAATAATAAATTACCCAGATGTAAATCTCTATGAATAATTTGTTGAGGGAGATTTAATAGATCATTTTCTAAATCCTTAAACCAAGACCTCTTCAGTTGCTTAAAACTCTCGAGATCAACTAAGTGACATTCTTCTATTATCGGCATAGCCCAAATTAATAGTTTATCCAAGATGTTAATCTTTTCATATTCACCTTCATAAGGATAGCTGGCTAATACATTATGGTATTCTGCAATAGCTTTACCAATAATCGACGAATAGTCAAAATTCTCTCTTGAATAAAAATCTTCAGGTTCATCTCCCTGAATCTTTGGATAGATACAATAGGTTTTATTGTTCCAGGTTATGTAACATTCTCCTCTACTCCCCTTTACAGGTACAGCTACAGGGATATGATTTTTTTGAAGAAAATATAATAGTTTTGTTTCTCTTAACATATTCTCATATGATT contains:
- a CDS encoding phosphotransferase, whose protein sequence is MEKVINEFLKENEIEMTTVDSYTGKVKKIVTATNKVYFIKEKKSYENMLRETKLLYFLQKNHIPVAVPVKGSRGECYITWNNKTYCIYPKIQGDEPEDFYSRENFDYSSIIGKAIAEYHNVLASYPYEGEYEKINILDKLLIWAMPIIEECHLVDLESFKQLKRSWFKDLENDLLNLPQQIIHRDLHLGNLLFEEGQLTGIIDYDLMAIGPRIYDPCYCCIGFLNDSFYSIYRQEWLNMLIQLFKAYNKSIFLTAFELKAIPYLISLIQLILLAHHIEDGNREDVMINLQAFRWVADHYSEMERGLKFIIDDLIL